Within Corallococcus exiguus, the genomic segment GTCCGGTAGATGGACCCCGCCGAAACGCCCAGGTGGTGGAACTGGTAGACACACCATCTTGAGGGGGTGGCGCCGAAAGGTGTGCGGGTTCGAATCCCGCCCTGGGCACTCCGAACAAGAGCCTCCGAGTCGAAAGACTCGGGGGCTTTTGTCGTTTCTGGGCTCAGCGCTCGACGTCAGGCGTGCTGATTGGCCGGCGCTGGTGCTGTTCCTGGTGCCCCGGGAACATGGAGACGAAGAACTCCGACCAGCCGCCCATGCGCACCCGGAGCACGTCGTACTTCTCCGGGTCCTTCGACGCGTGCGCGAAGGTCTCAGGGTTGGCGCAGGTGATGGTCAGGATGTTCGAGCCCTGGCCCTGGGCGAACGCGTGCAGCACGCGCTCCAGCGAGCCCACGGGGAAGTCCTCGCGGATGTTGAAGTCCGTGGGCGCTCCGCTCGTGAAGCCCTCGGCTCCCGCGCCGGTGTAGCCAGACAGCGCTCGCACGAAGCCTTCCTCCTGATGATCTACCGGCTGATCCGCGATGCTCGGCGACGGGCTCAGGTCCGAGGCCAGCGTCTCCCCGAGCCGCCGTCCATCCGCGGAGGCGCCGCAGGTCGCGCCGAACTCCAAGTAGTTCTCGAAGGTGCCCGCGCCCGGTTGGATCTGGAACCCGCCGAACGGCTTCTCCGGCGTCCCGAACTTCTTCGCCAGGTCCACCATCTTCTGGGCGGTGGGCTCGGCGGGCTCCGTGAAGACGCGCACCACCGTCTCCGCCACGCGCTGGATGAAGGCGTTGGCGAAGCGATCCACCTCTTCGTCTCCGCGGCCGTAGCGGGGCTGGGCGAGCGCCACCTGGCGCAGGTCCCGGAAGCGCTGCGCCTTCGCCTCGATGCGCGCGGGGCCCGCGAAGGTGCTGATGAAGGGCTCGTCCATCTTGTGGCCCCAGTCGCACAGCAGCGCCTCCACGAGTTCCGGCAGGGACGTCACCGCCGTGTCCTGCTCGAACACCATCTTCCGGATGGCGTACAGCGAGTTGATGACCGTGGAGAGGGCCGTGATGCACGGGGCCACCATGTTGTAGCGGGCACCCCCCCCGTAGAGGTCCAGCCCCTTGTCGATGCAGTCGTCCACGAACACCGACAGCAACGGCGACGGGCACACGGCGCTCATGGAGCCGAAGACGCCCACCAGTCCGTCCGCCTGCTTCGCGTACATCCAGCTCAGGTGCTGGAAGAACAGGTCCTGGAGCTGCTCGAACGACTGGATGGCCGAGGGCGGAGGCGACGTGAAGGACACACGCTGGCCCCGGAAGTACATGGGGCCAGCCGTGCTCCAGCTCTTGCCCTGGTTGAGCGCGGCCTCCAGCGGCGACAGGGCCGTCATGCCTCCCAGCGTGAACCAGTTCTGGCCCACGATCTGCGGCTCGTAGCAGCCGTCACAGGCGTAGTCGCGCGCCGCCTGGAGCACCACCTCGCTGCTCCACGCGCTGCCGGCCTTCTGGGCCACCGGTGTGGCCGCGGTGGGCTGCGTGCCCTGGCCCACGCCGTCACCGCTGTGCAGCATCCCGGGGATGATCTTCTCGTCGCTGAGAAGAATCGGGTGCGCTCCGCCGCTGAGGATCGCCAGCGCTGCCTCGTGCAGGTATTCGGGCGGGATGTCCTTGCGCACGCGCAATGACAGGCACGGCGCGTTGAGCGGCAGCCGCCGGGCCGCGCGCAGGCAGAGCAGGGTGACGCGGTTGTACGCGGGCCGACCCTCTCCGGGCGTCTCGTCCGCGACCGTCCCGCCCACCGTCACCTGCTGGATCCACTGGTTGTTCGCGGCGCCCTGCGGATAGTTGCCGCTCATCCCGCCCATGGCGAGGTTGCCGAAGGGCTGGTGGTCCTCCACGAACTGGCGGTTGAGCAGGACCTTCTCACCCAGCTTCACCCAGAAGCAGTCGATGATCTCCTGCGCCTGTGAGTCGTCCAGCACGCCCGCCGCCACGTCTCGCTCGTAGAAGGGGAAGAGCATCTGATCCAACCGGCCCACCGCCGTGGGCTCGCCAATCAGGTGCAGGCCCGCGTGCAGCGTGAAGAGCAGCTGGGTGGCCTCAAGCATCGTCTGGGGCCGCTCCGTGGCCAGCCGCTGCATCCGCTCCTGGATCTTCAGCAGGTTGTCGCGCTCGGCGTGCTGCCCCAGGGGCAGCTCCGAGGCCATCTTTCCCGCGAGCGCCGCGTAGGCCAGGCAGCTGTCGCGCACGCCCTCCAGGGACAGCACGACGCCCCGGTAGAACTGGCGCTTGCCTTCATCCTGGGTCGCGTCGTGCCGGGCCTGGACGTCCGCCATCAACCCGCCCAGGCCCCGGTCCAGGGCGCGCTGGAAGCCGGGCACCAGGTGGCCCACGCCCGACGCGGAGCTCAGCCCCGCGAAGAAGTTGCCCAGCTCCTCGTCCTTGCGCGCGTAATCAATGACATACCGCCCCTGGCCGAGCCCCAGATTGGGCAGGGCCCCGACGATGAGCTCCACCGGGTGGATGCGGTAGGTGTCCGCGCCGTTGTACCAGTTGCCCTGCGCGTCCTGACGGCGGCCCCGGAAGCCATAGGCGTCGCTGGCGAAGACCTGGCCCAGGCTGACCTTGATGGCCCACCCCATGCGTTCCACCACGGAGAGCCCCATCACCTCCCGGGCCTTCGCGGGGCCGTACTGGCGCGCCACGTAGGCGCACAGGTGCTCCAGTTCCTGCTGCGACCGGTTGACGTACCAGTTGTCCTGCCAACGGGAGAAGGCGTCTGACAGCAATTGCAGCACCCGGTTGGACGGGGGTTGGTGCGTCCGGCGCTTGTCCCCGGACATCGTCGCCATCTGGAACAGGTAGTTCTTGTGGTTGTAATGCATGTACCCGTTCGACGAGGACACGTCGAAGTGCCGATCCAACCGGCTCCAGTCCACGCCGGGGAAGCGCTTCCAGTCCTGCTGCTCCGCGCTCTGGAGCTTCACCGGCTCCAGCCCCAGGTCCGCCTGGCTGGGGATGTAATAGAAGCCACCCAGGTTGGAGCGGACCTCGGAGAGCAGCCGGTCACGCATGAAGCCGCGCTGGTCGCCAATCTGCTGGTTCATGACGGTTTCGAGCGCACGTACGCTCCGGGCATAGCCCGCGAAGTAGATGCCCGCCTCGTCCCGGAGGCTGGCCCCCTTGGCGCGCAGCTCCGTGTTGTGCACCGTGTTCGCCTGCCCGAAGGGCAATCCCAGCCGGAGCACCTGCAGCGTGTTGCCCTGGGCGTCCTGCACGCGGGCGCTCTTGATGTGGCTGCGCTGGTCCTGGCTGGGGATGAGGATGTCCTCGGTGGTGCGCCCCACCAGGTCCTCTACCTGCTGGGGGCTCATGTCCAGCAGGTGCTCCCAGTTGATCTCGAAGCGCTGCGCGACCACGAACGAGGCGCCCAGGTGCGCGGGGTCCTCGAACCCGACCAGGGTCTGCTCCTGGATGGAGACCGGATCGGAAGGGTTGTTGAGGTTCTCCGCGAAGCGGCAGCCCAGCACCTTGCCGCCGCGCTTGTCGGGGCGCGTGGACTTGGTGGCCGCCTTCTGGTGGTCATGGGGTGCGGAGCGCACGCAGCGCGCTTGGTCCTGCAGCCGAGCGCGGATGAACTCGAAGACCGCGTCGCAGTGGGACTCCTCGTCGGACTTGATGTGGAACCACAGGTCACCTTGCGAGTCGACGAACGTCCCGTTCGAGCGGGAGAACACGTTGGAGCGCCAGTCCGGCGAGGACTCCTCCGGGAAGGCCAGCTTCATGCCTTCAGGAAGGTCGGTCCCGTCCTCGGAGCACCACTCCTGCCAGAGCCGGAAGCCCACGCCGACAATGGCCGTGGTGTTGGCGCTCCCGTAGTGGGTGTGGATCTCCTCGCGCACGTCCCGCATCAGCTTCTGGAGGAGCGCCCGGGTCAGCGGCTCGCCGGTCCCGTCCGGCGTGCGCCAGAACGTCGCGAACACGGCGTAGGGAGAAGGGTAGACCAGGCCTCGCTGGACCAGCGACCAGAGTTCATGGCTGAGCTGGTTTCCCTGCTGCGTGGACAACGACTTCGCGGAATGGTGCTCGGATGCAAGGGCTGACGGCGTACGCATTCGACGTCTCCATGGTCGGGCGAAGGAAGGACTGTCTGTCCATGCCCCCGGGCGGGAGGGTCTATCAAATGTCGTCAATTCCTGTCATGCCACGGCGGGTCGAAGGTCGATGTCAGGGAAACCCGCTAGTCCATTCAGACCAATGCGGTTCCCATTGACCCTGGGAGTGTCCACGAACACCAGGGGCGCTGTAGTCAGGCACTTCCACGGTGAACCGTCGGCGGTGGCGCCGGTCCATGGCCGTCCGTGCGCCAGGAGGCGGCAATGGGTGGCTCGGATCTGGCCACCATGGCGCCCTCGGTGAAATGCAGACATCTGGGGCTGCATGTCACTGTTGCCAGGTATGTTTGTCTGGTGAATGTGTTTTATTGGCGTGCGGTATCCTGGCTTGCCGGGCGCCCCGGAGGGTCGAGGTCGTTCCTGGTAGTTATTGTCTTGCATGACTGACCCTCCGGGTTGATCGCGGACGAGGACGCGTTCGCCCACCAGTGGCGCAGCGTAAGCCACGACACGGTGGGGAACGACTGTGCCCACACTCTCGTGGAGTCTTGCGGCCCCGTTGCCTCGTCAGTGTCTCCGCGGCGGGGAGCGCCGAGGTCG encodes:
- a CDS encoding Dyp-type peroxidase, yielding MRTPSALASEHHSAKSLSTQQGNQLSHELWSLVQRGLVYPSPYAVFATFWRTPDGTGEPLTRALLQKLMRDVREEIHTHYGSANTTAIVGVGFRLWQEWCSEDGTDLPEGMKLAFPEESSPDWRSNVFSRSNGTFVDSQGDLWFHIKSDEESHCDAVFEFIRARLQDQARCVRSAPHDHQKAATKSTRPDKRGGKVLGCRFAENLNNPSDPVSIQEQTLVGFEDPAHLGASFVVAQRFEINWEHLLDMSPQQVEDLVGRTTEDILIPSQDQRSHIKSARVQDAQGNTLQVLRLGLPFGQANTVHNTELRAKGASLRDEAGIYFAGYARSVRALETVMNQQIGDQRGFMRDRLLSEVRSNLGGFYYIPSQADLGLEPVKLQSAEQQDWKRFPGVDWSRLDRHFDVSSSNGYMHYNHKNYLFQMATMSGDKRRTHQPPSNRVLQLLSDAFSRWQDNWYVNRSQQELEHLCAYVARQYGPAKAREVMGLSVVERMGWAIKVSLGQVFASDAYGFRGRRQDAQGNWYNGADTYRIHPVELIVGALPNLGLGQGRYVIDYARKDEELGNFFAGLSSASGVGHLVPGFQRALDRGLGGLMADVQARHDATQDEGKRQFYRGVVLSLEGVRDSCLAYAALAGKMASELPLGQHAERDNLLKIQERMQRLATERPQTMLEATQLLFTLHAGLHLIGEPTAVGRLDQMLFPFYERDVAAGVLDDSQAQEIIDCFWVKLGEKVLLNRQFVEDHQPFGNLAMGGMSGNYPQGAANNQWIQQVTVGGTVADETPGEGRPAYNRVTLLCLRAARRLPLNAPCLSLRVRKDIPPEYLHEAALAILSGGAHPILLSDEKIIPGMLHSGDGVGQGTQPTAATPVAQKAGSAWSSEVVLQAARDYACDGCYEPQIVGQNWFTLGGMTALSPLEAALNQGKSWSTAGPMYFRGQRVSFTSPPPSAIQSFEQLQDLFFQHLSWMYAKQADGLVGVFGSMSAVCPSPLLSVFVDDCIDKGLDLYGGGARYNMVAPCITALSTVINSLYAIRKMVFEQDTAVTSLPELVEALLCDWGHKMDEPFISTFAGPARIEAKAQRFRDLRQVALAQPRYGRGDEEVDRFANAFIQRVAETVVRVFTEPAEPTAQKMVDLAKKFGTPEKPFGGFQIQPGAGTFENYLEFGATCGASADGRRLGETLASDLSPSPSIADQPVDHQEEGFVRALSGYTGAGAEGFTSGAPTDFNIREDFPVGSLERVLHAFAQGQGSNILTITCANPETFAHASKDPEKYDVLRVRMGGWSEFFVSMFPGHQEQHQRRPISTPDVER